The Chryseobacterium nakagawai genome has a segment encoding these proteins:
- a CDS encoding DUF6122 family protein produces the protein MAPSEIALLKTCTHYFLHFVFPVFIALVFYPKNWKKVYLILLATMLVDLDHLFANPIFDPSRESIGFHFLHSYYAIAVYFLMLFFRGNVRIIGIGLLFHMLTDYQDFNFWPH, from the coding sequence ATGGCTCCGTCAGAAATTGCTTTGCTCAAAACCTGTACACATTATTTTTTACATTTTGTATTTCCAGTCTTTATAGCACTGGTCTTTTATCCTAAAAACTGGAAGAAGGTATATCTTATTTTATTGGCGACCATGCTGGTAGATCTGGACCACCTTTTTGCCAATCCCATTTTTGATCCGTCACGGGAAAGTATAGGTTTTCACTTTTTACATTCCTATTATGCCATTGCGGTGTATTTTTTGATGTTATTTTTTAGAGGAAATGTCAGAATTATAGGAATTGGATTATTATTTCATATGTTGACGGATTATCAGGACTTTAACTTCTGGCCTCATTAA
- a CDS encoding calcium:proton antiporter produces the protein MRPKEFLHYTYVFPVLAVVYYFSGLMGNGVVYDVIAGILLIGSVLSAVHHAEMVAHKVGEPFGTIILALCITIIEVALIISLMVAGGDQAITLARDTVFAAVMIILNGILGICILVGGVKYHEQFFARTSATTYLVSTVSILILTLVLPNFTSSVNGPFYNQAQLIFVSIACLVIYGVFLMVQTVRHRSYFIVPDEHPEEHYIPSLPKTLISFGFLVVCLVIVVLMAKGLSDTIEGMVQSVGAPKSLVGVIIAGVVLLPEGVAAIRAARANQIQSSLNLALGSALASIGLTIPAVSVVCIMYDIPLVLGLDKKDIILLSLSVFIVMLSLSRGKTNILYGTVLLVNLAAYIFTVIVP, from the coding sequence ATGAGACCAAAAGAATTTTTACACTACACCTATGTTTTTCCTGTCCTTGCGGTTGTTTACTACTTCTCGGGATTGATGGGAAATGGGGTTGTTTATGATGTTATAGCAGGAATTTTATTAATTGGGAGTGTTTTATCGGCAGTACACCATGCAGAAATGGTTGCCCATAAAGTAGGAGAACCTTTTGGTACCATTATTCTTGCGCTTTGTATTACAATTATTGAAGTAGCATTGATTATCTCACTGATGGTTGCCGGTGGAGATCAGGCGATCACACTGGCCAGAGATACCGTTTTTGCCGCTGTTATGATTATTCTTAACGGTATCTTGGGAATCTGTATATTGGTAGGTGGTGTTAAATATCATGAACAATTCTTCGCCAGAACTTCTGCTACAACATATCTGGTAAGTACCGTCTCAATTCTTATTCTTACTCTTGTCCTTCCAAATTTCACATCAAGTGTCAATGGACCATTCTATAATCAGGCACAGCTTATTTTTGTGTCTATTGCGTGTTTGGTTATCTACGGAGTATTCCTGATGGTACAGACTGTAAGACACAGAAGTTATTTTATCGTTCCTGATGAGCATCCTGAAGAGCATTATATTCCTTCATTACCCAAGACATTGATCAGTTTTGGTTTTCTCGTAGTTTGTTTGGTTATTGTTGTTTTAATGGCAAAAGGACTTTCTGATACTATAGAAGGTATGGTACAGAGTGTAGGGGCTCCAAAATCTTTGGTAGGGGTAATTATTGCGGGTGTGGTACTTCTTCCTGAGGGAGTTGCAGCTATTCGTGCGGCAAGAGCCAATCAGATCCAGTCCAGTTTAAATCTTGCTTTAGGTTCAGCATTGGCAAGTATCGGCTTGACGATTCCTGCAGTTTCTGTAGTATGTATCATGTATGATATCCCATTAGTTCTGGGATTAGATAAAAAAGATATTATTTTGCTCTCTTTATCCGTGTTTATTGTAATGCTTTCATTAAGCCGCGGAAAAACAAATATCCTATACGGAACTGTGTTATTAGTGAATTTGGCAGCATATATCTTTACCGTAATTGTTCCTTAG
- a CDS encoding group III truncated hemoglobin codes for MKKLESREDIEHLVNSFYAKVVKDETISFFFNDIAKVDWDKHLPKMYSFWESILFGQMTYKGNPMGVHFPINEIQAMEQKHFDKWLELWRTTIEENFVGENADMAIYKSENIAKLMAFKMELARRL; via the coding sequence ATGAAAAAGCTTGAATCAAGAGAAGATATTGAACACCTGGTTAATTCATTTTATGCCAAAGTAGTAAAGGATGAAACGATTAGTTTCTTCTTCAATGATATTGCTAAAGTTGATTGGGATAAACACCTTCCAAAAATGTATTCTTTTTGGGAGTCTATTCTTTTTGGGCAAATGACCTACAAAGGAAACCCTATGGGTGTACATTTTCCGATTAATGAAATACAGGCTATGGAGCAAAAGCACTTCGACAAATGGCTTGAGCTATGGAGAACAACCATTGAGGAGAATTTCGTAGGTGAAAATGCTGATATGGCCATCTACAAATCAGAGAACATTGCCAAACTGATGGCTTTTAAAATGGAATTGGCGAGAAGACTCTAG